From Sphingorhabdus sp. SMR4y:
CTCGATGACGATCGTTTCGCCGACATCAACCTCGTCAAGTTCATCGACATGCTTGCGGTGCATCCAGTAGCTTGGTTTATGGTAGAGAAGATCTTTGATCCGGGTCAGTCGCAACTTCTCGAGCGGCTTGGCCAAAGCCTTGCCGACGCCTTTGAGCGACTGGGTTTCGCCAAATAATGGATTGAGTATCTCGGGCCGCATGTCTATCCGCCTTTATACCTCGCTGGCGCATTTTGCCAGCCAAGTTGGAGCAATGAATATGGATCGCGAAACCAGGCTGAAACGGCTACAATTTCGCGCCTGGCATCGCGGAACGAGAGAAGCCGATTTTTTGATCGGCGGCTTTTTTGACCGCTACAGCAAGAACTGGTCTGCCGAGGACATGGACTGGTTCGAAAGACTGCTCGTGGAAGACGACGTCGATGTCATGGCTTGGGCGATCGGAACTCTGCCCGTCCCTTCTGCCTTTGACGG
This genomic window contains:
- a CDS encoding succinate dehydrogenase assembly factor 2; translation: MDRETRLKRLQFRAWHRGTREADFLIGGFFDRYSKNWSAEDMDWFERLLVEDDVDVMAWAIGTLPVPSAFDGPQMAAMQKLDYIDATK